The proteins below come from a single Corylus avellana chromosome ca3, CavTom2PMs-1.0 genomic window:
- the LOC132176235 gene encoding 5'-adenylylsulfate reductase 1, chloroplastic-like isoform X1, which produces MALSASSSFLRGSTTSHDLKGFRSVRLLDKCLVPSVPGDSYLRTFLVKPVCAELKRSDSVVPLAATMVAPEVEDRIETEDYEKLAKEMGHASPLEIMDRALEKFGNDIAIAFSGAEDVALIEYAKLTSRPFRVFSLDTGRLNPETYQFFDTVEKHYGINIEYMLPDAVEVQALVRSKGLFSFYEDGHQECCRVRKVRPLRRALKGLRAWITGQRKDQSPGTRAEIPVVQVDPSFEGMDGGVGSLVKWNPVANVEGRDIWNFLQAMNVPVNSLHLQGYISIGCEPCTRPVLPGQHEREGRWWWEDAKAKECGLHKGNIRQEEVAQLNGNGNESAMDNDIFNSQNLVTLSRAGIENLAGLKNRREPWLVVLYAPWCRFCQAMEGSYVELAEKLAGSEVKVGKFRADGEQKAYAQQELQLGSFPTILLFPKHSASAVKYPSEKRDVDSLMAFVNALR; this is translated from the exons ATGGCACtctcagcttcttcttctttccttcgCGGCTCGACCACTTCGCACGACCTCAAAG GGTTCCGGTCAGTTCGTCTATTGGATAAATGCTTGGTTCCATCAGTGCCCGGGGATTCTTACCTCAGGACATTCTTAGTAAAACCAGTTTGCGCAGAACTGAAAAGGAGTGACTCAGTAGTTCCTCTCGCTGCAACTATGGTTGCTCCAG AAGTTGAAGATAGGATTGAAACTGAGGATTACGAGAAGTTGGCAAAGGAGATGGGACATGCTTCCCCACTTGAAATTATGGACAGGGCCCTTGAGAAATTTGGCAATGACATTGCCATTGCATTCAG TGGAGCTGAAGATGTGGCCTTGATTGAGTATGCCAAGCTGACTAGTCGCCCCTTCAGGGTGTTTAGCCTGGACACCGGGAGGCTAAACCCAGAAACATACCAATTCTTTGACACTGTCGAGAAGCACTATGGCATTAACATTGAGTACATGTTACCTGATGCTGTTGAAGTTCAAGCCCTAGTGAGGAGCAAGGGACTATTCTCATTCTATGAAGACGGACACCAAGAGTGCTGCAGAGTCAGGAAGGTTAGGCCTTTAAGGCGGGCACTTAAAGGTCTCCGAGCCTGGATCACGGGGCAAAGAAAAGATCAATCTCCGGGTACAAGGGCTGAAATTCCAGTTGTCCAGGTAGATCCCTCTTTTGAAGGAATGGATGGTGGAGTTGGGAGCTTGGTGAAGTGGAATCCTGTGGCCAATGTGGAAGGTCGTGACATATGGAACTTTCTCCAAGCCATGAATGTACCTGTTAATTCTTTGCACTTACAAGGATACATCTCAATTGGATGTGAGCCATGCACAAGACCAGTCCTACCTGGGCAGCATGAGAGGGAGGGAAGGTGGTGGTGGGAGGACGCCAAGGCTAAAGAGTGTGGCCTTCACAAAGGGAACATCAGACAAGAAGAGGTCGCCCAACTCAATGGCAATGGAAATGAGAGTGCCATGGACAATGACATCTTCAACAGCCAGAATCTGGTTACTTTGAGTAGAGCCGGGATAGAGAACTTGGCGGGATTGAAAAACCGGAGAGAACCGTGGCTTGTCGTACTTTATGCACCTTGGTGCCGCTTCTGTCAG GCGATGGAAGGATCATATGTTGAATTAGCAGAGAAGCTGGCAGGGAGTGAGGTGAAGGTGGGGAAGTTCAGGGCAGATGGTGAGCAAAAGGCATATGCACAGCAAGAGCTGCAGCTAGGGAGCTTTCCCACAATCCTCCTTTTCCCCAAACACTCGGCCAGTGCCGTCAAGTATCCGTCAGAGAAGAGAGACGTCGATTCATTGATGGCTTTTGTAAATGCTCTGCGATGA
- the LOC132176235 gene encoding 5'-adenylylsulfate reductase 3, chloroplastic-like isoform X2, producing the protein MGHASPLEIMDRALEKFGNDIAIAFSGAEDVALIEYAKLTSRPFRVFSLDTGRLNPETYQFFDTVEKHYGINIEYMLPDAVEVQALVRSKGLFSFYEDGHQECCRVRKVRPLRRALKGLRAWITGQRKDQSPGTRAEIPVVQVDPSFEGMDGGVGSLVKWNPVANVEGRDIWNFLQAMNVPVNSLHLQGYISIGCEPCTRPVLPGQHEREGRWWWEDAKAKECGLHKGNIRQEEVAQLNGNGNESAMDNDIFNSQNLVTLSRAGIENLAGLKNRREPWLVVLYAPWCRFCQAMEGSYVELAEKLAGSEVKVGKFRADGEQKAYAQQELQLGSFPTILLFPKHSASAVKYPSEKRDVDSLMAFVNALR; encoded by the exons ATGGGACATGCTTCCCCACTTGAAATTATGGACAGGGCCCTTGAGAAATTTGGCAATGACATTGCCATTGCATTCAG TGGAGCTGAAGATGTGGCCTTGATTGAGTATGCCAAGCTGACTAGTCGCCCCTTCAGGGTGTTTAGCCTGGACACCGGGAGGCTAAACCCAGAAACATACCAATTCTTTGACACTGTCGAGAAGCACTATGGCATTAACATTGAGTACATGTTACCTGATGCTGTTGAAGTTCAAGCCCTAGTGAGGAGCAAGGGACTATTCTCATTCTATGAAGACGGACACCAAGAGTGCTGCAGAGTCAGGAAGGTTAGGCCTTTAAGGCGGGCACTTAAAGGTCTCCGAGCCTGGATCACGGGGCAAAGAAAAGATCAATCTCCGGGTACAAGGGCTGAAATTCCAGTTGTCCAGGTAGATCCCTCTTTTGAAGGAATGGATGGTGGAGTTGGGAGCTTGGTGAAGTGGAATCCTGTGGCCAATGTGGAAGGTCGTGACATATGGAACTTTCTCCAAGCCATGAATGTACCTGTTAATTCTTTGCACTTACAAGGATACATCTCAATTGGATGTGAGCCATGCACAAGACCAGTCCTACCTGGGCAGCATGAGAGGGAGGGAAGGTGGTGGTGGGAGGACGCCAAGGCTAAAGAGTGTGGCCTTCACAAAGGGAACATCAGACAAGAAGAGGTCGCCCAACTCAATGGCAATGGAAATGAGAGTGCCATGGACAATGACATCTTCAACAGCCAGAATCTGGTTACTTTGAGTAGAGCCGGGATAGAGAACTTGGCGGGATTGAAAAACCGGAGAGAACCGTGGCTTGTCGTACTTTATGCACCTTGGTGCCGCTTCTGTCAG GCGATGGAAGGATCATATGTTGAATTAGCAGAGAAGCTGGCAGGGAGTGAGGTGAAGGTGGGGAAGTTCAGGGCAGATGGTGAGCAAAAGGCATATGCACAGCAAGAGCTGCAGCTAGGGAGCTTTCCCACAATCCTCCTTTTCCCCAAACACTCGGCCAGTGCCGTCAAGTATCCGTCAGAGAAGAGAGACGTCGATTCATTGATGGCTTTTGTAAATGCTCTGCGATGA
- the LOC132176110 gene encoding GDSL esterase/lipase At5g55050-like, with translation MAYNNVFLAVSFLFICFNLSAAQMVPAMFVFGDSIVDVGNNNYLQLSFAKANLPHYGIDFPTKKLTGRFTNGMNPADFLAEKVGLPTSPPYLSLLSDSDNNNVSFLTGVSFASGGARILDDTDPFVFQSIHLTQQVDYFSRVHEELQKQVGSSGAEKLLSKSIFAIVIGGNDILAYSRSSNLRNKTTPQQYVASMVLTLKAKLKYLYNLGARKFVIVGIGALGCCPSRRSNVKNEECNEEINYWCVKSNEGFVSMLQELKSDLQDIYYSYFDTYTVLLNVIQKPADYGFVEVKAACCGLGTLNSDIFCLPIAAYCSNRSDYIFFDRVHPTEASYRIFADHIFDGPLQYTFPMNMRQLAAL, from the exons ATGGCATACAATAATGTTTTCCTAGCAGTGAGTTTCCTCTTTATTTGCTTCAATTTGTCGGCGGCTCAAATGGTTCCGGCCATGTTCGTATTCGGAGACTCCATAGTAGATGTGGGCAACAACAATTACCTACAGCTCTCCTTCGCCAAGGCAAATCTCCCTCACTATGGCATCGACTTTCCGACCAAAAAACTCACCGGAAGGTTTACCAACGGCATGAATCCTGCAGATTTTCTTG CTGAGAAAGTGGGCTTGCCAACTTCACCGCCATATTTATCTCTGTTGAGCGATTCCGACAATAATAACGTGTCGTTCCTAACCGGCGTTAGCTTCGCCTCCGGCGGTGCTAGAATATTGGATGACACTGACCCATTTGTT TTCCAGTCAATACATTTGACACAACAAGTGGACTACTTCTCGAGAGTGCATGAAGAGCTGCAGAAACAGGTGGGATCCTCTGGTGCAGAGAAGCTTCTGTCCAAATCAATCTTCGCAATTGTGATTGGAGGCAACGACATCCTGGCCTACTCCAGGTCCTCTAATCTCCGCAACAAGACTACCCCGCAGCAGTATGTGGCCTCCATGGTTCTCACACTGAAAGCAAAATTAAAG TATTTATACAATCTTGGTGCACGCAAATTTGTTATTGTTGGGATAGGGGCACTGGGATGCTGCCCCTCAAGAAGGAGTAACGTCAAAAATGAAGAATGCAATGAAGAAATAAATTACTGGTGTGTTAAGTCCAATGAAGGCTTTGTATCAATGTTGCAGGAATTGAAGTCAGATCTCCAAGATATATACTACTCCTACTTTGATACTTATACAGTGTTGCTCAACGTCATCCAGAAACCGGCTGATTATG GATTTGTAGAGGTTAAAGCTGCATGTTGTGGGCTGGGGACTCTTAATTCCGACATATTTTGCCTGCCGATTGCAGCCTATTGCTCCAACAGAAGCGACTACATCTTCTTTGATCGAGTCCATCCCACAGAGGCATCTTATCGCATCTTTGCAGATCACATTTTTGATGGTCCTTTACAGTACACATTTCCGATGAATATGAGGCAGCTTGCAGCTCTTTAA
- the LOC132174906 gene encoding GDSL esterase/lipase At5g55050-like, protein MAPSNVFAASFFLFLSSLNLLEAQMVPAMFVFGDSLVDVGNNNYLKLSLAKADFPHNGVDFPTKKPTGRFTNGKNAADFLAEKVGLPTSPPYLSLLSSSNKNNASFLTGVSFASGGAGIFDGTDERYRQSLPLTKQVDYFSAVCEDLKKKLGSSGAQKLLSKSLVAVVIGSNDIFGYSDSDLHKNSTPQQYVDSMALALKGQLKRIHSYGTRKFVIAGVGAIGCCPSQRNKNKTEECNEETNNLSVKYNQALTSMLQGLKSELKDINYSYINTYSLLQNFIQKPSTYGFTEVKAACCGLGNLNAKVACLPIATYCSNRRDHVFWDLYHPTEAAHRIIADNIFDGPSQYTFPLNVRQLVAV, encoded by the exons ATGGCGCCTTCCAATGTTTTTGCTGCGagtttcttcctctttctctcgaGCTTGAATTTGTTGGAGGCTCAGATGGTCCCAGCCATGTTTGTATTTGGAGACTCTCTTGTAGATGTGGGCAATAACAACTACTTAAAGCTTTCACTTGCCAAAGCAGATTTTCCCCACAACGGCGTCGACTTCCCCACCAAAAAACCAACAGGGAGGTTTACCAACGGCAAGAACGCGGCGGACTTCCTCG CTGAGAAAGTGGGGCTGCCAACTTCACCACCATATCTATCCCTGCTGTCAAGCTCCAACAAGAATAACGCATCGTTTCTAACTGGTGTTAGCTTCGCATCCGGAGGTGCAGGAATCTTTGATGGCACGGACGAACGTTAT CGTCAATCACTACCTTTGACGAAACAAGTAGACTACTTTTCAGCGGTGTGCGAGGACTTGAAGAAAAAGCTTGGATCCTCTGGTGCACAAAAGCTTTTATCCAAATCTCTTGTCGCCGTTGTGATTGGAAGCAACGATATCTTCGGTTACTCCGACTCTGATCTCCACAAGAATAGTACCCCACAGCAGTACGTCGACTCGATGGCTCTTGCACTAAAAGGACAATTAAAG CGTATACACAGTTACGGTACACGTAAATTTGTGATTGCCGGTGTTGGGGCAATCGGGTGCTGCCCGTCGCAGAGGAATAAGAACAAGACGGAAGAATGTAATGAAGAAACAAATAACTTGTCAGTAAAATACAATCAAGCCCTTACCTCAATGTTGCAGGGATTGAAATCAGAGCTCAAGGACATCAACTACTCTTACATCAATACCTACAGTCTCTTGCAAAACTTCATCCAGAAACCATCAACTTATG GATTTACAGAGGTTAAAGCTGCATGTTGTGGGCTAGGGAACCTTAATGCCAAAGTTGCTTGCCTGCCAATTGCGACCTATTGCTCCAACAGAAGAGATCACGTCTTCTGGGACCTATACCATCCTACAGAGGCTGCTCATCGCATTATTGCTGATAACATTTTTGATGGCCCTTCACAATACACATTTCCGTTGAATGTGAGACAGCTAGTTGCAGTTTAG